A region of the Thalassoroseus pseudoceratinae genome:
TGCGTGGCGACTCCTACACGCTCGGCCAACCGATCCTCGATGGTTGGGTGAATTGGAGTCAGCATTCATCCGCCGGGTACGCCGCTTTGAGACGGGGAGATCCTCCCACATATTCGCAGCAACTGCTCGATATCTACACGCCGATTCCGTACATCCAAGACCGCGAAGGTGCGGTGTTAATGACGCGGCATGAACTCAATGCACCACTGCAAGCGGGGCCGTTCAACATTGTGCCCTTTGTGATGGGAGAAGCCGACTTTTGGGGCGAAGACCTCAATGGCGATTCACTCACACGTCTTGTGGGAAGCGGCGGGATTCGCGGGAGCTTGTTCGCGATGCGGACTTTCCCCTACGTCCATAGTCGAATTTTCAACCTGAATGGTTTGGCTCATAAGATGGTCTTCGAGGCGGAGTATTCTTACACCGCATCGGACACCTCAGTGGATATGATTCCACAGTACAACGAAATCGACGACAACGCCCAACAGCGATACCGTCAGCGGTTTCCGAGTTTGATCTTCAACGGTAGTGTGCCAGCCCAGTTGGACCCACGCTCCTACGCCATTCGTTACGGAGCCGGGCGAAATGTGACCGACCCGTATCACGAGTTAATTGACGATCTGAACGTCTTGCGGTTGGCGTGGCGACATCGCTTGCAGACGAAAGTCGGTCCGCCGGAACGCATGCGGATCAAAGACTGGATGGTCTTTGACGTGGCTGTCTCGTACTTCCCAGATGACGAACGCGACAACTTTGGTGAGCCGCTCGGATTGCTCGACGGGCACTATGAATGGAACTTCGGCGACCGGACCCAATTCGTCGCTAACGCGATGTACGACTTCTTCGACGGTGGTCAGGAAATTTGGAATGCCGGTTTCAACACGCAAAGAAGCGAACGCGGCAGTTTGTACGTCGGGGTGCAACAGGTCAAAGGTGGTGCTCTCAATAGTTTGATCGCCACCGGAAGTTACAGCTACCGCATGAGTCCGAAATGGATCAGCACATTCGCGACGGCGTACGACCTCCGCGAGGAACGTAACGCCGGGCAATCGCTGACCGTCACCCGAGTCGGTGCAGACTTCCTGTTCCACTTGGGAGCAAACTACGACGCCGGGAAAGACAATGCGGGTGTGATGTTCGCACTGGAACCGCGATTCGGTCCGCTCTCGCCGTACTCGATGACACAACTTGGGTCGCTGTTACCCACCTTCCGTTGATCGACATGATGATGTGATGAGGTGCGGGGTGATGACGTGAGACGTTGAAACTCATCCCCGAATCCCGAACTCCCAAATCCTGATTCTTAGCAATGTCGCAACCGCAACTTCGTCTGCAAACATTCGCCGACCCATCGGCGGAAACCAAACCGGTCGAACCGCCGAATCCGACGGAATTGGACGCGGAAGAAACCCTTTGCCGTGCCGAACGTCGTCGACCAATGTGGCGTCGTCGTCTGGTCGATGCCGAACGGGGTTTGACCGAAGGATTTCGCGGCGATAGCACGTTCTTCGTCTACTTCTTCGGTGGAACGGTCGTATTGGCCGCTGGCTGGGTTTTGGGGATCACGCTGGTTCAGTGGTGTTTCTTGGTGTTCTCGTTGACGACGGTCATCGGAGCGGAGTTGTTCCATCGGGCATTGATGCAAACGCTGGAATCGTTGCCGGAAGCCGCCCGTCCCACATCACCGACCGTCCGCAAACTCCGCCGCATCAGTGCCGCCGGTGTGACGATGATTACCCTCGGCACGCTGCTTGCGATCGGTCTCATCATTGGTCACAAACTGTGGCAAACCTTCACCGGCTGATTGTTCATCAAAAAGTGAAGTCTTCGTCAGCGTTGTAAACTTTGCAATAGCTTGGTGACGGCGGTCAGAGTTTCTTGCAGAACTGCCGGTTCTGGCAATGGAATTTTGAGATACGACTGACCATTCTTCTCGTCTTGAATGGTTTCGATGGACTTGGCGTTGCCCGACGCGAGTTGTTGCAGCACCGTCACGCCATTCTGAATCAAACCGTTCCACGCATCCGCCGAAACACTCGCGGTTGGCTGTGCGGGTGTGGTTTCCTGACCGGTCGGTTGTGGTGTTTCGTAGGGCGTGAAGGCCACCGGGTGCGGAGCGGGTGACTTAAGCGTTTCCGGCTGTGTTGCTGGTTCCGGTGGTGTCTTGCTGATGGAGTCGGTGACGGACTCCACGGTTTCCATGAATTGCTGAAACCGACCTTCGCCGAGAAACACTTCGCTTTGCCCACCGTCGAGTACGCCTTCCATGAGGCTCTTCTTGAATGCGAGCGTGTGCAACATGCCTTCTTCGATGGTGCCTTCGGCGATCATATTGACGACTTGCACGGGTTCGGTTTGGCCGATCCGGTGGACCCGCCCGATCCGCTGATCCAGAATCGCCGGGTTCCAAGGCAAGTCGAGATTGATCACCACACTCGCGACCTGCAAATTCAAGCCGACACCGCCGGCATCGGTCGAGAGAAACAGCCGACAATTGGGATCGTCGTGGAACTGCCTGACAAACTCCTTGCGACGTTTGCTGGAAATTCCACCGTGGAAAAACACATGGTCGATTCCCGCAATATCCAGGCGACGCACGATGAGTTCGAGAGTTCGCGTCCATTGGCTGAACACGACGACTTTCACATTCGGCGTTTCGAACAAATCGGACAACAACGCCACCAGTTCGTCCGGTTTGACGCTGTGATCGGTTTCCTGATCGAGCAAATACGTGCTGTTGCAAGCCATTCGCATGTTTTGCAGGGCGATCATCAGTCGGCGTTGCTCGGGTTCACGAAGCACGCCAACGCGTTTCCAACGCTGCACGATGCGGGCGACGGTTTCGCGGTTGTCTTGATGCGCGTCCCATTGCGGTGGCGTCATTTGGACGAAGAAATTCTTCTCGATCCGCTCCGGTAATTCATCGAGCACGTCAGCTTTGGTTCGCCGAAGAAAAACCGGTTCGAGGGTCTTAGACACTTCATCGAGATTTTGATACCCGACGACACGCCCGCTTTCGTCGTGTTGTTGGTGTTCGTCCAAGAACCGATATGTCGGCCCCAGCCGATGTCGATCGACAAACTGCACGATCGAGATCAGTTCTTCCAGCCGATTCTCCAACGGCGTGCCGGTGAGCACGATGGCATAGGGAGAATCAATTCGCTTGACGCTTTTCGCGATTTGCGTGTCCCAATTTTTGATTCGCTGAGCTTCGTCGACGATGACTAAATCCGGAGCGAACCGCCCGATGAGGGCCAGATCTTGCGGGACTGTGTCGTAGTTGGTGATTTTGTAGAACGAATCTTCGGCGTAAAGATCGGCACGCTTCGTCGGTGTGCCCTCGACAACCACACAACTTCGATGCGTGAATTTTTTGACTTCGCGTGCCCATTGATGTTTCAGGCTCGTCGGGCAAATGACGAGCACTTTCTCCACACCGGACTCACT
Encoded here:
- a CDS encoding diacylglycerol kinase, whose translation is MSQPQLRLQTFADPSAETKPVEPPNPTELDAEETLCRAERRRPMWRRRLVDAERGLTEGFRGDSTFFVYFFGGTVVLAAGWVLGITLVQWCFLVFSLTTVIGAELFHRALMQTLESLPEAARPTSPTVRKLRRISAAGVTMITLGTLLAIGLIIGHKLWQTFTG
- a CDS encoding DEAD/DEAH box helicase, whose product is MASDSHANPTKVSRNRRPEGMSLEDWQIALRRQYGRDQDFAVTNIGDDPVFSEFKVHNAASGNTYRVAIRGTQLGDNYCSCPDFETNHLGTCKHIEWMLAHLEQDESKAQRLHDGFFPPYTEVFLKYGSQRKVVFRAGADCPDELKELAKKYFDDTGTLKQDAIGKFPAFLSKAGEFDHEVRCYDDALAFVAEVRDEQHRKQHLATVFPVGARSANLNNVLRLPLYGYQREGALFAANAGRCLIGDDMGLGKTVQALAAAEILASESGVEKVLVICPTSLKHQWAREVKKFTHRSCVVVEGTPTKRADLYAEDSFYKITNYDTVPQDLALIGRFAPDLVIVDEAQRIKNWDTQIAKSVKRIDSPYAIVLTGTPLENRLEELISIVQFVDRHRLGPTYRFLDEHQQHDESGRVVGYQNLDEVSKTLEPVFLRRTKADVLDELPERIEKNFFVQMTPPQWDAHQDNRETVARIVQRWKRVGVLREPEQRRLMIALQNMRMACNSTYLLDQETDHSVKPDELVALLSDLFETPNVKVVVFSQWTRTLELIVRRLDIAGIDHVFFHGGISSKRRKEFVRQFHDDPNCRLFLSTDAGGVGLNLQVASVVINLDLPWNPAILDQRIGRVHRIGQTEPVQVVNMIAEGTIEEGMLHTLAFKKSLMEGVLDGGQSEVFLGEGRFQQFMETVESVTDSISKTPPEPATQPETLKSPAPHPVAFTPYETPQPTGQETTPAQPTASVSADAWNGLIQNGVTVLQQLASGNAKSIETIQDEKNGQSYLKIPLPEPAVLQETLTAVTKLLQSLQR